In one window of Acanthochromis polyacanthus isolate Apoly-LR-REF ecotype Palm Island chromosome 8, KAUST_Apoly_ChrSc, whole genome shotgun sequence DNA:
- the ppp6r3 gene encoding serine/threonine-protein phosphatase 6 regulatory subunit 3 isoform X4: MFWKFDLHTTSHIDTLLEKEDVTLTEVMDEDDVLQECKAQNHKLVDFLLRPQCMEDLVTFITQEPSTDVEEKVKYKYPNISCELLTSDVSQINDRLGEDEKLLMKLYGFLQNEPPLNPLLASFFSKVLSILIGRKPEQIVDFLRKQEDFVDLMIKHIGTSAIMDLLLRMLTCIEPQQLRQDVLNWLNEEKVIQRLVDMVQSSQDEDRHSNASQSLCEIIRLSRDQMFQVQGCSEPDPLLATLEKQETVEQLLSNIFDKEKNESAIVSVIQILLTLFETRRPAFEGHMECAPGMSHPSFSVNHSILEAVRPRLKDFHQLLLEPPKKNVMKTTWGVLDPPVGNTRLNVVRLVASLLQSNTQSINTELINLNTLGVILDMYFKYIWNNFLHIQVEICTAMILAMPPAPTDIQPDTEQEHARESILIKHLFQKCQFIQRIIDAWSSNEKEQAEGGRRRGYMGHLTRIANSIVHNCDKGPNGPQIQQLISNLSAEDREKWEAFISGQLADTNKRNTVDLVNTHHIHSSSDDEVDFKDSGFHQDSSLQQAFSDYQMQQMTSNFIEQFGFNDEEFADQDDVVDIPFDRISDINFSLNTNESANIALFEARCNEKIQQFEDAGSDEEDIWDQKDVTFAPEAQRRPRSSGSTDSEESTDSEEEDVKRDPFEASNPSTDDRMEVDTGPVWTANFDDIPMDTGTSTAPASSANNPTASSPMSSSSSSSEVLPEAAWSASPATSNSETGWADFSNFTPVSPKDPLRCNSPVAMETSIETLDPLGVNTPMQPEDCDGWLGPSEASSSSTSPKDCGTPKAEEETACSEQRSITETVINGSMKETVSLTVDAKTETAVFKSDEEKIASSEKCSVVECVDSERTGVNSSAAACCPKTGEKCRSTVELPNGPLEEMSAIEEAKPDRSSVSLEPAVNGPA, from the exons ATGTTTTGGAAATTTGACCTCCACACCACATCCCACATTGACACACTGCTAGAGAAGGAGGATGTGACGCTTACAGAGGTAATGGACGAGGACGATGTCCTGCAGGAGTGCAAGGCCCAGAACCACAAACTGGTTGACTTCCTGCTCAGACCACAGTGCATGGAAGACCTGGTCACCTTCATCACACAGGAACCCAGTACTGATGTTGAGGAGAAGGTTAAATACAA GTATCCCAACATATCATGTGAGCTGCTTACATCAGATGTGAGCCAGATCAATGATAGACTGGGAGAAGATGAAAAACTGCTGATGAAACTATATGGCTTCCTCCAGAATGAGCCGCCACTGAACCCGCTCCTAGCCAGCTTCTTCTCCAAGGTTCTGTCTATTCTTATCGGACGCAAGCCTGAACAG ATAGTGGATTTTCTACGGAAGCAGGAGGACTTTGTAGATTTGATGATCAAACACATCGGGACCTCTGCCATCATGGACCTGCTGCTCAGGATGCTCACCTGCATCGAACCACAGCAACTACGACAAGACGTTCTTAAT TGGCTGAACGAGGAGAAGGTGATTCAAAGACTAGTGGACATGGTACAGTCTTCTCAAGATGAAGAT CGACACTCCAATGCCTCCCAGTCGTTGTGTGAGATCATCAGACTGAGCAGGGACCAGATGTTCCAGGTCCAGGGCTGCTCAGAGCCTGACCCACTTCTGGCCACACTTGAAAA GCAGGAGACGGTGGAGCAGCTGCTTTCTAATATCTTTGACAAGGAGAAGAATGAATCTGCAATTGTCAGTGTTATCCAGATCTTACTCACCTTGTTTGAGACAAGGAGACCAGC GTTTGAAGGCCATATGGAGTGCGCCCCTGGGATGTCCCACCCTTCATTCTCAGTCAACCACAGCATCCTGGAGGCTGTAAGACCCCGACTTAAAGATTTTCACCAGCTGCTACTGGAACCCCCAAAG AAAAATGTGATGAAGACAACATGGGGCGTGCTGGATCCACCAGTGGGTAATACCAGGCTCAATGTGGTCAGACTTGTGGCCAGTCTACTGCAGAGCAACACACAGAGCATCAACACAGAACTCATTAACCTCAACACGCTGGGAGTCATACTA GATATGTATTTCAAATACATCTGGAACAACTTCCTCCACATTCAGGTGGAAATCTGCACAGCCATGATTCTGGCGATGCCCCCTGCCCCCACAGACATCCAGCCCGACACAGAGCAGGAACATGCACGGGAGAGCATCCTCATCAAACAT CTTTTTCAGAAGTGCCAGTTTATACAGAGAATCATAGATGCCTGGAGCTCCAATGAGAAAGAACA ggcaGAAGGTGGTCGGCGACGAGGCTACATGGGCCACCTCACGAGAATAGCCAACTCTATAGTTCATAACTGTGACAAAGGCCCTAATGGACCGCAGATACAACAGCTCATCTCTA ATCTCTCTGCAGAGGACAGAGAAAAATGGGAAGCATTTATTTCTGGGCAGCTGGctgacacaaacaaaagaaacactgTTGACCTG GTGAACACACACCACATCCATTCTTCCAGTGATGATGAGGTGGACTTTAAAGACAGTGGCTTTCACCAAGATTCCTCTCTTCAACAA GCCTTTTCTGATTATCAGATGCAACAAATGACGTCCAATTTTATTGAGCAGTTCGGCTTCAATGACGAAGAGTTTGCTGATCAGGACGATGTTGTGGA TATTCCCTTTGATAGAATATCAGACATCAATTTTTCACTGAATACAAATGAAAGT GCAAATATAGCTTTGTTTGAAGCACGCTGCAATGAGAAAATCCAACAGTTTGAAGATGCTGGTTCAGATGAAGAGGATATCTGGGATCAAAAAGATGTTACCTTCGCACCAGAGGCCCAGAGACGTCCCAG GAGTTCAGGCAGCACAGACAGTGAAGAGAGCACAGactcagaggaggaggatgtgaaGAGAGACCCATTTGAAGCTTCTAACCCGAGCACCGATGACAGAATGGAAGTTGATACAG GGCCAGTGTGGACAGCCAACTTTGATGACATCCCCATGGACACGGGTACATCCACAGCTCCAGCCTCCAGCGCCAACAACCCCACTGCTTCCTCTCCTatgtcctcttcctcctcttcgtcAGAAGTCCTACCTGAAGCAGCATGGAGCGCCTCTCCTGCTACCTCCAACTCTGAAACAGGCTGGGCTGATTTCTCCAACTTCACTCCTGTCAG CCCCAAAGATCCCCTGAGATGCAACTCCCCTGTTGCTATGGAAACCAGCATAGAGACATTGGACCCTCTTGGCGTCAATACACCCATGCAACCTGAAG ACTGTGATGGCTGGTTGGGTCCCAGTGAggcttcttcctcctccacctcaccTAAGGATTGTGGGACACCTAAAGCAGAGGAGGAAACGGCCTGTTCTGAGCAGCGCAGCATCACAGAAACAGTCATCAACGGCTCAATGAAAGAAACCGTCAGTCTCACTGTTGACGCCAAGACTGAGACCGCCGTTTTCAAGAG
- the ppp6r3 gene encoding serine/threonine-protein phosphatase 6 regulatory subunit 3 isoform X5 → MFWKFDLHTTSHIDTLLEKEDVTLTEVMDEDDVLQECKAQNHKLVDFLLRPQCMEDLVTFITQEPSTDVEEKVKYKYPNISCELLTSDVSQINDRLGEDEKLLMKLYGFLQNEPPLNPLLASFFSKVLSILIGRKPEQIVDFLRKQEDFVDLMIKHIGTSAIMDLLLRMLTCIEPQQLRQDVLNWLNEEKVIQRLVDMVQSSQDEDRHSNASQSLCEIIRLSRDQMFQVQGCSEPDPLLATLEKQETVEQLLSNIFDKEKNESAIVSVIQILLTLFETRRPAFEGHMECAPGMSHPSFSVNHSILEAVRPRLKDFHQLLLEPPKKNVMKTTWGVLDPPVGNTRLNVVRLVASLLQSNTQSINTELINLNTLGVILDMYFKYIWNNFLHIQVEICTAMILAMPPAPTDIQPDTEQEHARESILIKHLFQKCQFIQRIIDAWSSNEKEQAEGGRRRGYMGHLTRIANSIVHNCDKGPNGPQIQQLISNLSAEDREKWEAFISGQLADTNKRNTVDLVNTHHIHSSSDDEVDFKDSGFHQDSSLQQFGFNDEEFADQDDVVDIPFDRISDINFSLNTNESANIALFEARCNEKIQQFEDAGSDEEDIWDQKDVTFAPEAQRRPRSSGSTDSEESTDSEEEDVKRDPFEASNPSTDDRMEVDTGPVWTANFDDIPMDTGTSTAPASSANNPTASSPMSSSSSSSEVLPEAAWSASPATSNSETGWADFSNFTPVSPKDPLRCNSPVAMETSIETLDPLGVNTPMQPEDCDGWLGPSEASSSSTSPKDCGTPKAEEETACSEQRSITETVINGSMKETVSLTVDAKTETAVFKRVLKSYRDEEKIASSEKCSVVECVDSERTGVNSSAAACCPKTGSEKCRSTVELPNGPLEEMSAIEEAKPDRSSVSLEPAVNGPA, encoded by the exons ATGTTTTGGAAATTTGACCTCCACACCACATCCCACATTGACACACTGCTAGAGAAGGAGGATGTGACGCTTACAGAGGTAATGGACGAGGACGATGTCCTGCAGGAGTGCAAGGCCCAGAACCACAAACTGGTTGACTTCCTGCTCAGACCACAGTGCATGGAAGACCTGGTCACCTTCATCACACAGGAACCCAGTACTGATGTTGAGGAGAAGGTTAAATACAA GTATCCCAACATATCATGTGAGCTGCTTACATCAGATGTGAGCCAGATCAATGATAGACTGGGAGAAGATGAAAAACTGCTGATGAAACTATATGGCTTCCTCCAGAATGAGCCGCCACTGAACCCGCTCCTAGCCAGCTTCTTCTCCAAGGTTCTGTCTATTCTTATCGGACGCAAGCCTGAACAG ATAGTGGATTTTCTACGGAAGCAGGAGGACTTTGTAGATTTGATGATCAAACACATCGGGACCTCTGCCATCATGGACCTGCTGCTCAGGATGCTCACCTGCATCGAACCACAGCAACTACGACAAGACGTTCTTAAT TGGCTGAACGAGGAGAAGGTGATTCAAAGACTAGTGGACATGGTACAGTCTTCTCAAGATGAAGAT CGACACTCCAATGCCTCCCAGTCGTTGTGTGAGATCATCAGACTGAGCAGGGACCAGATGTTCCAGGTCCAGGGCTGCTCAGAGCCTGACCCACTTCTGGCCACACTTGAAAA GCAGGAGACGGTGGAGCAGCTGCTTTCTAATATCTTTGACAAGGAGAAGAATGAATCTGCAATTGTCAGTGTTATCCAGATCTTACTCACCTTGTTTGAGACAAGGAGACCAGC GTTTGAAGGCCATATGGAGTGCGCCCCTGGGATGTCCCACCCTTCATTCTCAGTCAACCACAGCATCCTGGAGGCTGTAAGACCCCGACTTAAAGATTTTCACCAGCTGCTACTGGAACCCCCAAAG AAAAATGTGATGAAGACAACATGGGGCGTGCTGGATCCACCAGTGGGTAATACCAGGCTCAATGTGGTCAGACTTGTGGCCAGTCTACTGCAGAGCAACACACAGAGCATCAACACAGAACTCATTAACCTCAACACGCTGGGAGTCATACTA GATATGTATTTCAAATACATCTGGAACAACTTCCTCCACATTCAGGTGGAAATCTGCACAGCCATGATTCTGGCGATGCCCCCTGCCCCCACAGACATCCAGCCCGACACAGAGCAGGAACATGCACGGGAGAGCATCCTCATCAAACAT CTTTTTCAGAAGTGCCAGTTTATACAGAGAATCATAGATGCCTGGAGCTCCAATGAGAAAGAACA ggcaGAAGGTGGTCGGCGACGAGGCTACATGGGCCACCTCACGAGAATAGCCAACTCTATAGTTCATAACTGTGACAAAGGCCCTAATGGACCGCAGATACAACAGCTCATCTCTA ATCTCTCTGCAGAGGACAGAGAAAAATGGGAAGCATTTATTTCTGGGCAGCTGGctgacacaaacaaaagaaacactgTTGACCTG GTGAACACACACCACATCCATTCTTCCAGTGATGATGAGGTGGACTTTAAAGACAGTGGCTTTCACCAAGATTCCTCTCTTCAACAA TTCGGCTTCAATGACGAAGAGTTTGCTGATCAGGACGATGTTGTGGA TATTCCCTTTGATAGAATATCAGACATCAATTTTTCACTGAATACAAATGAAAGT GCAAATATAGCTTTGTTTGAAGCACGCTGCAATGAGAAAATCCAACAGTTTGAAGATGCTGGTTCAGATGAAGAGGATATCTGGGATCAAAAAGATGTTACCTTCGCACCAGAGGCCCAGAGACGTCCCAG GAGTTCAGGCAGCACAGACAGTGAAGAGAGCACAGactcagaggaggaggatgtgaaGAGAGACCCATTTGAAGCTTCTAACCCGAGCACCGATGACAGAATGGAAGTTGATACAG GGCCAGTGTGGACAGCCAACTTTGATGACATCCCCATGGACACGGGTACATCCACAGCTCCAGCCTCCAGCGCCAACAACCCCACTGCTTCCTCTCCTatgtcctcttcctcctcttcgtcAGAAGTCCTACCTGAAGCAGCATGGAGCGCCTCTCCTGCTACCTCCAACTCTGAAACAGGCTGGGCTGATTTCTCCAACTTCACTCCTGTCAG CCCCAAAGATCCCCTGAGATGCAACTCCCCTGTTGCTATGGAAACCAGCATAGAGACATTGGACCCTCTTGGCGTCAATACACCCATGCAACCTGAAG ACTGTGATGGCTGGTTGGGTCCCAGTGAggcttcttcctcctccacctcaccTAAGGATTGTGGGACACCTAAAGCAGAGGAGGAAACGGCCTGTTCTGAGCAGCGCAGCATCACAGAAACAGTCATCAACGGCTCAATGAAAGAAACCGTCAGTCTCACTGTTGACGCCAAGACTGAGACCGCCGTTTTCAAGAG